The window ACCTTGCCGTGCAGATCCTTGACCTCATTGCGACTCGGTACACCCAGACGCGAGATGGCGCTATTCAGACGCTTGTCGAAGGCCTCTTCCAGCTCCTCCCACTTACCCAGGGCCAAGCCTTTCATTTCGGTGACCTTGGACTTGGCCGACTTGGCCGAGGACTTCACCGCACCGAACTGCTTGTCGACTCCGGTCTTGGCCAGCTTCTCGGCCTTTTCGCCGTCCGCCACCAAGGTGTCGAACAGCTTGCTGCCGTCCTTGCTGACCTTCGAGTAAGCACCCAATCCAGCCAGCCAGATTTGCCGAGAATATTTTTCAACCTCGCCAATCCAGGAGCTGCCTGGTTTCTCGGTTTTCTTTTTAGCAACCATCCCGCTCTCCTTATTGAGTCTTAGCCACGCGTGCGAGCAACTCGTTCAACACATCCAGCTTAGCAGAGAGTGTTTCGACGTCCTGCCGCGAGGCGATACCGAAGCGATTGAGGGCACCGGAGACACGTTCATCGAAGGCCTTCTCGATCTTGTCGAAGCGGCTTTCGACCTTGTCCTTGATGCTGGTGACATTGCTCTTGACCACATCGATCTGACTGTTGGCGGCTTCGACTTGTTCAGTCACCAGCTTCTTGCCTTGCTTCTCTACCGACTCGCCGGCCTTGACCAGCTCCTTCAGGTAGTCGGCACCTTCGTGCCCGGCCTTGGCATAAGCGCCCAGACCCGCCAGCCAGATCTGCCGGCCGTAGTGTTTGACATCGGTCAGCAGGGTGGATTTGCTGGCGACTTTTGCCACTTTCTTCTTCACGGCGACTTTCGACATGCTGCACCTCACGTTCTCAAGTTTGAGCAAACGCCCACGGATTGCAGGCTTGAGGGCAAGGTAGCGGGGAAAATTAGAATTCACATACTAGTCACGAAAGTCGGCTCTCAAGCGAGCTTCTCGTCCAAGGTCTGCTCGATCTCGCGCTTGATCGGCCCGCTCATGGCCGACAGCAGCAAGCCCAGCTTCAGCTCGACACGCACGCGGTCCTCACCGACTTCGATCTTGCCGTCGGCGCCGCTGCGCTTGAACTCCAGGGTGTCGCCGTTCCAGCGGTAGCTGACCTGATATTCCTTGGCCAGGCGCTCGGCCAGTTGTTCGGCCTTGGCGCGGGCGGCGGCGCGGCCGAGGGAATGGGAACGTTCGACGTTGATGCGGGCCATGGCGGACTCCTGACTGCGGCCGGTGGTCACGCGACTATATCAGGCCCGCCGCCAGCAGGCCCGGCGGGCCGCCAAGACAAAGCAGGCCCGCGGGATTAGAATGGCCGGCACTTTCTTTCGGTGGCAGCGATATGAACGATCCGCGCAAAGGCAGCGATGCCGAACCTAGCACCCACTTCGGTTACCAGAACGTGCCGGAAAGCCAGAAGGCCGGGAAGGTCGCCGAGGTGTTCCATTCGGTGGCGGCCAAGTACGACCTGATGAACGACCTGATGTCCGCCGGCGTGCACCGCTTGTGGAAGCGTTTCACCATCGAGCTGTCCGGCGTGCGTCCGGGCAATCGCGTGCTCGACATCGCCGGCGGTACCGGTGACCTGACCCGCCAGTTCTCGCGCCTGGTCGGCCCGACCGGCGAGGTGGTGCTGGCCGACATCAACGCCTCGATGCTCATGGTCGGCCGCGACAAGCTGCTCGACAGCGGCGTGTCCGGCAATGTCAGCTTCGTCCAGGCCGACGCCGAGAAGCTGCCGTTCCCCGACAACCACTTCGACTGCGTGACCATCGCCTTCGGCCTGCGCAACGTGACGCACAAGGACGACGCCCTGCGCTCCATGCTGCGGGTGCTCAAGCCGGGCGGGCGCCTGCTGGTGCTGGAATTCTCCAAGCCGACCAGCAGCCTGCTGGCCAAGGCCTACGAC is drawn from Pseudomonas cavernae and contains these coding sequences:
- a CDS encoding phasin family protein; amino-acid sequence: MSKVAVKKKVAKVASKSTLLTDVKHYGRQIWLAGLGAYAKAGHEGADYLKELVKAGESVEKQGKKLVTEQVEAANSQIDVVKSNVTSIKDKVESRFDKIEKAFDERVSGALNRFGIASRQDVETLSAKLDVLNELLARVAKTQ
- a CDS encoding polyhydroxyalkanoic acid system family protein, with the translated sequence MARINVERSHSLGRAAARAKAEQLAERLAKEYQVSYRWNGDTLEFKRSGADGKIEVGEDRVRVELKLGLLLSAMSGPIKREIEQTLDEKLA
- the ubiE gene encoding bifunctional demethylmenaquinone methyltransferase/2-methoxy-6-polyprenyl-1,4-benzoquinol methylase UbiE, with the translated sequence MNDPRKGSDAEPSTHFGYQNVPESQKAGKVAEVFHSVAAKYDLMNDLMSAGVHRLWKRFTIELSGVRPGNRVLDIAGGTGDLTRQFSRLVGPTGEVVLADINASMLMVGRDKLLDSGVSGNVSFVQADAEKLPFPDNHFDCVTIAFGLRNVTHKDDALRSMLRVLKPGGRLLVLEFSKPTSSLLAKAYDAYSFSLLPLMGKLITNDADSYRYLAESIRMHPDQESLKAMMVEAGFDRVSYHNMTGGIVALHRGIKP